A window from Pseudomonas sp. MRSN 12121 encodes these proteins:
- a CDS encoding class II glutamine amidotransferase, whose protein sequence is MCELLGMSANVPTDIVFSFTGLMQRGGRTGPHRDGWGIAFYEGRGLRLFQDPAASSESEVANLVQRYPIKSEVVIGHIRQANVGKVCLSNTHPFVRELWGRNWCFAHNGQLADFQPAASFYRPVGDTDSEAAFCDLLNRVREAFPEPVEVETLLPSLVAACAEYRSKGVFNCLLSDGDWLFCYCSTKLAQITRRAPFGPARLKDVDVIVDFQAETTPNDVVTVIATEPLTENETWTRYEPGQWSLWRRGECVMHGQTE, encoded by the coding sequence ATGTGTGAGTTATTGGGCATGAGCGCCAATGTACCGACCGATATCGTGTTCAGCTTTACCGGGCTGATGCAGCGCGGCGGACGCACCGGCCCGCATCGCGACGGCTGGGGCATCGCTTTCTACGAGGGGCGGGGGCTGCGCCTGTTCCAGGATCCGGCGGCGAGCAGCGAGTCGGAAGTGGCCAACCTGGTGCAGCGTTATCCGATCAAGAGCGAGGTGGTCATCGGCCATATTCGCCAGGCCAATGTCGGCAAGGTCTGCCTGTCCAATACCCATCCGTTCGTGCGCGAGCTGTGGGGGCGCAACTGGTGTTTCGCCCACAACGGCCAATTGGCGGACTTCCAGCCGGCCGCCAGTTTCTATCGTCCGGTGGGCGATACCGACAGCGAAGCGGCGTTCTGCGACTTGCTCAACCGGGTGCGCGAGGCGTTCCCGGAGCCGGTGGAGGTCGAGACGCTGCTGCCCTCGCTGGTCGCCGCCTGCGCCGAATACCGCAGCAAGGGTGTGTTCAACTGCCTGCTCAGTGACGGCGACTGGCTGTTCTGCTATTGCTCGACCAAGCTGGCGCAGATCACCCGGCGCGCGCCTTTCGGCCCGGCTCGCTTGAAGGACGTCGACGTGATCGTCGACTTCCAGGCGGAAACCACGCCCAACGACGTGGTCACCGTGATCGCCACCGAACCTTTGACCGAAAACGAAACCTGGACTCGCTACGAGCCGGGCCAATGGAGCCTGTGGCGACGCGGCGAATGCGTCATGCACGGCCAGACCGAATAA
- a CDS encoding DUF2937 family protein, translating to MLLSYLRLVLFAAGLLVGVQVPGFLSDYTKRVEAHLIEAQVSLQGFQGTANQFFKGDLQALVAHYRASDDPVFRSDAASLSNLLGRQLALDKQFQAMQGPWYIRLLQVLLAADPEIRQETWNGYSYQILLTPQAMIWAMSGALLLSFGLECLYRLIDWVVLGGKRLRQSRPIEERDLKGL from the coding sequence ATGTTGCTCAGTTATCTGCGGCTGGTGTTGTTTGCGGCGGGCCTGTTGGTCGGGGTCCAGGTGCCGGGTTTCCTCAGCGACTACACCAAGCGGGTCGAGGCCCATCTGATCGAGGCCCAGGTCAGCCTGCAAGGCTTCCAGGGCACGGCCAACCAGTTCTTCAAGGGCGACCTGCAGGCGCTGGTCGCGCACTACCGGGCCAGCGACGATCCGGTGTTCCGCAGCGACGCCGCCAGCCTGAGCAACCTGCTGGGGCGCCAGTTGGCCCTGGACAAGCAGTTCCAGGCGATGCAGGGGCCGTGGTACATCCGCCTGCTGCAGGTGCTACTGGCCGCCGACCCGGAGATCCGCCAGGAAACCTGGAACGGCTACAGCTACCAGATCCTGCTGACCCCGCAAGCGATGATCTGGGCCATGAGCGGTGCCTTGCTGCTGTCGTTCGGCCTGGAATGCCTGTACCGCCTGATCGACTGGGTGGTGCTGGGCGGCAAGCGCCTGCGCCAGAGCCGGCCGATCGAAGAGCGTGATTTGAAGGGGTTGTGA
- a CDS encoding LysR family transcriptional regulator yields MNLKFLETFVWVARLKSFRLTADKLFTTQASISSRIAVLEGELGVKLFLRDSRGVSLTPEGLKVLDYAEQMLDTLQALKQSIETRSSKVGRIRIGVMDTVIHTWLSPLVARMMDCYPQVEIELVADTSLNLCEQLQKGFLDLILQTDLLRQESIRSLEVASHPMGWIVASHSIYNREYANLADLARERIITYSKNSLPHQEVLSLLQASGVSAPRLNCVNSVSAITRLLRDGFGIGALPPVLVSEELARGELTLLAIDQRPPNLQVVVSWRTGVDLVEEVVVLCQQVLEQYAQKVGEDYIILAG; encoded by the coding sequence ATGAATCTCAAGTTCCTCGAAACCTTCGTCTGGGTCGCGCGCCTGAAAAGCTTTCGCCTGACCGCCGACAAGCTCTTCACCACCCAGGCCTCGATCTCCAGCCGCATCGCCGTGCTCGAGGGCGAGCTGGGGGTCAAGCTGTTCCTGCGCGATTCGCGCGGCGTGAGCCTGACCCCGGAAGGCCTCAAGGTGCTCGACTATGCCGAACAGATGCTGGACACCCTGCAAGCGCTCAAGCAGTCGATCGAGACCCGTTCGAGCAAGGTCGGGCGGATTCGCATCGGCGTCATGGACACGGTGATCCACACCTGGCTCAGCCCGCTGGTGGCGCGGATGATGGACTGCTATCCCCAGGTAGAAATCGAGCTGGTGGCCGATACCTCGCTGAACCTCTGCGAGCAATTGCAAAAGGGCTTTCTCGACCTGATCCTGCAGACCGACCTACTGCGCCAGGAATCCATCCGCAGCCTGGAAGTGGCCAGCCACCCGATGGGCTGGATAGTCGCCAGCCACTCGATCTACAACCGCGAGTACGCCAACCTGGCCGACCTGGCCCGGGAACGCATCATCACCTACTCGAAGAACTCCCTGCCGCACCAGGAAGTGTTGAGCCTGCTGCAAGCCAGCGGCGTCAGCGCGCCACGGCTCAACTGCGTGAACTCGGTGTCGGCCATCACCCGCCTGCTGCGCGACGGCTTCGGCATCGGCGCCCTGCCGCCGGTGCTGGTCAGCGAGGAACTGGCCCGCGGCGAACTGACCCTGCTGGCGATCGACCAGCGCCCGCCGAACCTGCAGGTGGTGGTGTCATGGCGAACGGGAGTGGACCTGGTGGAAGAAGTGGTGGTGCTGTGCCAGCAGGTGCTGGAGCAATACGCGCAGAAGGTCGGCGAGGACTACATCATCCTGGCCGGCTGA
- a CDS encoding MFS transporter, which translates to MSAPDSLAAGKAKGRAGPFDWYRDINQQERRTFWSCKAGYGLDGMDTQMLSFVIPTLIALWGISSAEAGLIHTSTLLASALGGWIAGILSDRIGRVRTLQLTVLWFAFFTFLCGLAQNYEQLLVARTLMGFGFGGEWTAGAVLIGEVIRAENRGKAVGMVQSGWALGWGITALLYALMYSLLPPEDAWRALFLLGILPAIFVIFVRRLVKDPEVYRQTRAREVPENPPRFYEIFAPAILSTTLRASLLAAGAQGGYYAITFWLPTFLKTERGLSVLSTGGYLAMVIFGSYVGYVVSAYLTDLLGRKKNFVLFAAGSFTIVLLYTQMPVSNAVMLWLGFPLGFFASGIFSGMGAFLTELFPTRIRGSGQGFCYNSGRALAALFPLLIGLLSQHIPLGAAIGTFAAVSYGIVVLAALSLPETRGKQLEAR; encoded by the coding sequence ATGAGTGCGCCCGACTCGCTCGCCGCCGGCAAGGCCAAAGGCCGCGCCGGCCCCTTCGACTGGTACCGCGACATCAACCAGCAGGAACGCCGCACATTCTGGAGCTGCAAGGCCGGCTACGGCCTCGATGGCATGGACACGCAGATGCTCAGCTTCGTCATCCCGACCCTGATCGCCCTGTGGGGCATCAGCTCCGCCGAGGCCGGGCTGATCCACACCAGCACCTTGCTGGCCTCCGCCCTGGGCGGCTGGATCGCCGGCATCCTCTCCGACCGCATCGGCCGGGTGCGCACCCTGCAACTGACCGTGCTCTGGTTCGCCTTCTTCACCTTCCTCTGTGGCCTGGCGCAGAACTACGAGCAACTACTGGTCGCCCGGACCCTGATGGGCTTCGGCTTCGGTGGCGAATGGACCGCCGGCGCGGTGCTGATCGGCGAAGTGATCCGCGCCGAAAACCGCGGCAAGGCGGTGGGCATGGTGCAGTCCGGCTGGGCCCTGGGCTGGGGTATCACGGCACTGCTCTATGCGCTGATGTATTCTCTGCTGCCTCCGGAAGATGCCTGGCGCGCGCTGTTCCTGCTGGGCATCCTGCCGGCGATCTTCGTGATTTTCGTCCGGCGCCTGGTCAAGGACCCCGAGGTCTACCGGCAAACCCGCGCCCGCGAAGTGCCGGAGAATCCACCGCGCTTCTACGAGATTTTCGCCCCGGCCATCCTCAGCACCACCTTGCGCGCCTCGCTGCTGGCGGCCGGTGCCCAGGGCGGCTACTACGCCATCACCTTCTGGCTGCCGACCTTTCTCAAGACCGAACGCGGCTTGAGCGTGCTGAGCACCGGCGGCTACCTGGCCATGGTGATCTTCGGCTCCTATGTGGGTTATGTGGTCAGCGCCTACCTGACCGATCTGCTGGGCCGCAAGAAGAACTTCGTCCTGTTCGCCGCCGGCTCGTTCACCATCGTCCTGCTGTACACGCAGATGCCGGTGAGCAACGCGGTGATGCTGTGGCTGGGGTTCCCCCTGGGGTTCTTCGCCTCGGGTATCTTCAGCGGCATGGGCGCCTTTCTCACCGAGCTGTTCCCCACGCGGATCCGCGGTTCGGGCCAGGGCTTCTGCTACAACAGCGGCCGCGCCCTGGCCGCGCTCTTCCCGTTGCTGATCGGCCTGCTCAGCCAGCACATTCCCCTGGGCGCGGCCATCGGCACCTTCGCGGCGGTGTCCTACGGGATCGTGGTCCTGGCCGCCCTGAGCCTGCCGGAAACCCGCGGCAAGCAACTCGAAGCGCGCTAA
- a CDS encoding 5-oxoprolinase subunit PxpA codes for MSRLLLNCDIGESFGNWTMGLDAEVMPFIDCANIACGFHAGDPSIMRKTVSLALANGVRIGAHPAYQDLAGFGRRSMAYGAQELQDLLHYQIGALDGICRAQGGRVSYVKPHGAMYNDMMANPAQLRAVIQAVAAYDRTLPLMLMATRDNSAAQALGDEHGVTLWFEAFADRAYDNAGHLVSRQLPGAVHHDPEQIIAQALTIARGDALPASDGSALHLQANTLCVHGDNASSVAAVQRIRAALQQLPA; via the coding sequence GTGAGCCGCCTGTTATTGAATTGCGACATCGGCGAAAGCTTTGGCAACTGGACCATGGGCCTGGATGCCGAGGTGATGCCGTTCATCGATTGCGCCAACATCGCCTGCGGTTTCCATGCCGGCGACCCGAGCATCATGCGCAAGACCGTGAGCCTGGCCCTGGCCAACGGCGTGCGCATCGGTGCGCACCCGGCCTACCAGGACCTGGCCGGTTTCGGCCGCCGCTCCATGGCTTACGGCGCCCAGGAATTGCAGGACCTGCTGCACTACCAGATCGGCGCCCTCGACGGCATCTGCCGGGCCCAGGGCGGCCGGGTCAGCTACGTCAAGCCCCATGGCGCCATGTACAACGACATGATGGCCAACCCCGCGCAACTGCGGGCGGTGATCCAGGCCGTGGCGGCCTATGACCGGACGCTGCCGCTGATGCTGATGGCGACCCGCGACAACAGTGCGGCCCAGGCCCTGGGCGACGAACATGGCGTGACCCTGTGGTTCGAGGCCTTCGCCGACCGTGCCTACGACAACGCCGGGCACCTGGTGTCGCGGCAACTGCCGGGGGCGGTGCATCACGATCCGGAACAGATCATCGCCCAGGCGCTGACCATCGCTCGCGGCGATGCGCTGCCGGCCAGCGACGGCAGCGCCTTGCACCTGCAGGCCAACACCCTGTGCGTGCATGGCGACAACGCCAGCTCGGTCGCCGCCGTGCAGCGCATCCGCGCGGCCCTGCAGCAGTTGCCAGCATGA
- a CDS encoding allophanate hydrolase subunit 1 → MNLRVEVVAIDCLMVRLFDAIAEANMPWMLAASERLRTAFGARLIDLVPSYTTLMVHYDLQVLSPAQARELIDTALHGLTPDSRSGGQRHVLPVWYDLSVGPELSLLAQRSGLSVNEVIRRHSEREYQVFALGFAPGFAFMGLVDEALATPRLDTPRKRVAAGSVGIAERQTAAYPVVSPGGWNLIGRTPSRLFDRERDGYSLMQPGDSVCFAAVDRAEFIRLGGDDTPLEVPA, encoded by the coding sequence ATGAACCTGCGCGTCGAGGTGGTGGCCATCGATTGCCTGATGGTGCGGCTGTTCGACGCGATCGCCGAGGCCAACATGCCGTGGATGCTCGCCGCCAGCGAACGCCTGCGGACGGCCTTCGGCGCGCGATTGATCGATCTGGTGCCGTCCTACACCACGCTGATGGTGCATTACGATTTGCAGGTCCTGAGCCCGGCCCAGGCGCGGGAACTGATCGATACGGCCCTGCATGGCCTCACCCCCGATTCGCGCAGCGGCGGCCAGCGCCATGTGCTGCCGGTCTGGTACGACCTCAGTGTCGGCCCCGAGTTGAGCCTGCTGGCGCAACGCAGCGGCCTGTCGGTGAACGAGGTGATCCGCCGTCACAGCGAGCGCGAATACCAGGTGTTCGCTCTGGGCTTCGCCCCGGGTTTTGCCTTCATGGGGCTGGTGGACGAAGCGCTGGCCACGCCGCGCCTGGATACGCCGCGCAAGCGTGTGGCGGCGGGCAGCGTGGGGATTGCCGAGCGGCAGACCGCGGCTTACCCGGTGGTGTCGCCGGGGGGCTGGAACCTGATCGGACGCACGCCGAGCCGCCTGTTCGATCGCGAGCGCGACGGCTACAGCCTGATGCAGCCGGGCGACAGTGTGTGTTTCGCCGCGGTGGATCGCGCCGAGTTCATCCGCCTGGGCGGCGACGACACACCATTGGAGGTTCCGGCATGA
- a CDS encoding biotin-dependent carboxyltransferase family protein: MSRLTIEASTPLCLLQDAGRFGVRHLGVTQGGALDWVSMSWANWLLDNALDAPVIEITLGGFTLVAEELCLLALAGADLGARIDERPLSPGRSFILQKGQRLRFTQPLLGARAYLAAPGGFDAPKVLGSCASVVREELGGLDGFGRPLAEGGRLTYSGGGVGLKVLSGKQLPDLRSQAPLEVILGAQIGQFSGQSLFDAFNSTWTLDSRADRMGMRLLGTPLRYQGAPMISEGIPLGAIQVPPDGQPIVLLNDRQTIGGYPRLGALTPLALARLAQCLPGSEVRLAPVVQETAYRQQIEFLRRFV; the protein is encoded by the coding sequence ATGAGCCGCCTGACCATCGAAGCCAGCACCCCGCTGTGCCTGCTGCAGGACGCCGGCCGCTTTGGCGTGCGCCATCTGGGCGTGACCCAGGGCGGCGCGCTGGACTGGGTGTCGATGTCCTGGGCCAACTGGCTGCTGGACAATGCCCTGGACGCACCGGTGATCGAGATCACCCTCGGCGGTTTCACCCTGGTCGCCGAGGAGCTGTGCCTGCTGGCGCTGGCGGGCGCCGACCTGGGGGCCCGTATCGACGAGCGACCGCTGAGCCCGGGGCGCAGTTTTATCCTGCAGAAAGGCCAGCGGCTGCGTTTTACCCAGCCGTTGCTGGGCGCCCGGGCCTATCTGGCGGCGCCCGGCGGTTTCGACGCGCCGAAGGTGCTGGGCAGTTGCGCCAGCGTGGTCCGCGAGGAACTGGGCGGGCTCGACGGATTCGGCCGGCCATTGGCCGAGGGCGGGCGCCTGACGTATTCGGGGGGCGGGGTGGGCCTCAAGGTGCTGTCGGGCAAGCAACTGCCGGACCTGCGATCGCAGGCGCCGCTGGAGGTGATTCTTGGTGCGCAGATCGGCCAGTTCAGCGGGCAGAGCCTGTTCGATGCCTTCAACAGCACCTGGACCCTGGACAGCCGCGCCGACCGCATGGGCATGCGTTTGCTGGGGACGCCATTGCGTTATCAGGGGGCGCCGATGATCTCCGAGGGCATTCCCCTGGGGGCGATCCAGGTGCCGCCGGACGGTCAGCCGATCGTGCTGCTCAACGACCGGCAGACCATCGGCGGCTATCCGCGCCTGGGGGCGCTGACGCCGCTGGCCCTGGCCCGGCTGGCGCAATGCCTGCCCGGCAGCGAGGTGCGCCTGGCGCCGGTGGTGCAGGAGACGGCGTATCGGCAGCAGATCGAGTTTTTGCGGCGGTTTGTGTAG
- a CDS encoding VWA domain-containing protein, giving the protein MLLNLFNEMRAAKVPVSVRELLDLINALKQRVTFADMDEFYYLSRAILVKDERHFDKFDRAFGAYFNGLEKLDDHLQALIPEDWLRKEFERSLSDEERAQIQSLGGLDKLIEEFKKRLEEQKERHAGGNKWIGTGGTSPFGSGGFNPEGIRVGDAGKRQGKAVKVWDQREYKNLDDQVELGTRNIKVALRRLRKFARQGAADELDIDGTIDHTARDAGLLNIQMRPERRNSIKLLLLFDIGGSMDAHVKICEELFSACKTEFKHLEYFYFHNFIYESVWKNNLRRGSERTSTQDLLHKYGADYKVIFVGDAAMAPYEITQAGGSVEHWNEEAGYVWMQRFMEKYKKLIWINPYPKDTWGYTASTNIVRELVEEQMYPLTLRGLEEGMRFLSK; this is encoded by the coding sequence ATGCTGCTCAACCTGTTCAATGAAATGCGCGCGGCCAAGGTCCCGGTGTCGGTGCGCGAGCTGCTGGACCTGATCAACGCGCTCAAGCAGCGCGTGACCTTCGCCGACATGGACGAGTTCTATTACCTGTCCCGGGCGATCCTGGTGAAGGACGAGCGGCACTTCGACAAGTTCGACCGCGCGTTCGGCGCCTACTTCAACGGCCTGGAGAAACTCGACGACCACCTGCAGGCGCTGATCCCCGAGGACTGGCTGCGCAAGGAGTTCGAGCGCTCGCTGAGCGACGAGGAACGCGCGCAGATCCAGTCCCTGGGCGGGCTGGACAAGCTGATCGAAGAATTCAAGAAGCGCCTGGAAGAACAGAAGGAACGCCATGCCGGCGGCAACAAGTGGATCGGCACCGGCGGCACCAGCCCGTTCGGCTCCGGCGGCTTCAACCCGGAAGGCATCCGCGTCGGCGACGCCGGCAAGCGCCAGGGCAAGGCGGTCAAGGTCTGGGACCAGCGCGAGTACAAGAACCTCGACGACCAGGTGGAACTGGGCACGCGCAATATCAAGGTGGCCCTGCGCCGCCTGCGCAAGTTCGCCCGCCAGGGCGCGGCGGACGAGCTGGACATCGACGGCACCATCGACCACACCGCCCGCGACGCCGGTCTGCTGAACATCCAGATGCGCCCGGAACGGCGCAACAGCATCAAGCTGCTGTTGCTGTTCGATATCGGCGGTTCGATGGACGCCCACGTGAAGATCTGCGAGGAGCTGTTCTCCGCCTGCAAGACCGAGTTCAAGCACCTGGAGTACTTCTACTTCCACAACTTCATCTACGAATCGGTGTGGAAGAACAACCTGCGCCGCGGCTCGGAACGCACCTCGACCCAGGACCTGCTGCACAAGTACGGCGCCGACTACAAAGTGATCTTCGTCGGCGACGCCGCCATGGCGCCCTACGAAATCACCCAGGCCGGCGGCAGCGTCGAGCACTGGAACGAAGAAGCCGGTTATGTGTGGATGCAGCGCTTCATGGAAAAGTACAAGAAGCTCATCTGGATCAACCCCTACCCGAAAGACACCTGGGGCTACACCGCCTCGACCAACATCGTGCGCGAACTGGTCGAGGAACAGATGTACCCGCTGACCCTGCGCGGGCTGGAAGAAGGGATGCGGTTTCTCTCCAAATAA
- a CDS encoding MoxR family ATPase, translating into MKFEGTSAYVATDDLKLAVNAAITLERPLLVKGEPGTGKTMLAEQLAESFGAKLITWHIKSTTKAHQGLYEYDAVSRLRDSQLGVDKVHDIRNYLKKGKLWEAFESEERVILLIDEIDKADIEFPNDLLQELDKMEFYVYEIDETIKAKQRPIIIITSNNEKELPDAFLRRCFFHYIAFPDRSTLQKIVDVHYPDIKKDLVSEALDVFFDVRKVPGLKKKPSTSELVDWLKLLMADNIGEAVLRERDPTKAIPPLAGALVKNEQDVQLLERLAFMSRRGTR; encoded by the coding sequence ATGAAGTTCGAAGGCACCAGCGCATACGTCGCCACCGATGACCTGAAGCTGGCAGTCAACGCTGCCATCACCCTGGAGCGGCCGCTGCTGGTCAAGGGCGAACCCGGCACCGGCAAGACCATGCTCGCCGAGCAACTGGCCGAATCCTTCGGCGCCAAGCTGATCACCTGGCACATCAAGTCCACCACCAAGGCGCACCAGGGGCTGTACGAATACGACGCGGTGAGTCGCCTGCGCGATTCGCAGCTGGGCGTGGACAAGGTGCATGACATCCGCAACTACCTGAAGAAGGGCAAGCTGTGGGAGGCCTTCGAGTCCGAAGAGCGGGTGATCCTGCTGATCGACGAAATCGACAAGGCCGACATCGAGTTCCCCAACGACCTGCTGCAGGAACTCGACAAGATGGAGTTCTACGTCTACGAAATCGACGAGACCATCAAGGCCAAGCAGCGCCCGATCATCATCATTACCTCCAACAACGAAAAAGAACTGCCGGACGCCTTCCTGCGCCGCTGCTTCTTCCACTACATCGCCTTCCCCGACCGCAGCACCCTGCAGAAGATCGTCGATGTGCACTACCCGGACATCAAGAAGGACCTGGTCAGCGAGGCGCTGGATGTGTTCTTCGACGTGCGCAAGGTGCCGGGCCTGAAGAAGAAGCCCTCGACTTCCGAGCTGGTCGACTGGCTCAAGCTGCTGATGGCCGACAACATCGGCGAGGCGGTGCTGCGCGAGCGCGATCCGACCAAGGCCATCCCGCCGCTGGCCGGCGCCCTGGTGAAGAACGAGCAGGATGTGCAGTTGCTGGAACGCCTGGCGTTCATGAGCCGTCGCGGCACCCGTTAA
- a CDS encoding DUF748 domain-containing protein, whose amino-acid sequence MKRRYSWPLWTLAGVLALLVALHIALPYLVRDYLNDKLADMGDYRGRISDVDLALWRGAYRINGLEIVKVDGKVPVPFVDAPLIDLSVSWHSLWYDHAVVAEVQFVGPQVNFVDGGNKQASQTGQGTDWRAQLSKLLPITLNEVRVSDGQISFRNFNSKPPVNMTATQVNASAYNLTNVVDTQGRRDARLEGKALLLGHAPLETSATFDPLSDFQDFEFRLRARDIELKRLNDFASAYGKFDFNAGHGDLVIEAEANKGRLTGYIKPLLRDVDVFNWQQDVENKDKGIFRSIWEALVGTSETVLKNQNKNQFATRVELEGSVHQRDISAFQAFLQILRNGFVQAFNARYEKPKPSTD is encoded by the coding sequence ATGAAACGTCGCTACAGTTGGCCCTTGTGGACCCTCGCCGGGGTACTGGCGCTGCTGGTCGCCCTGCACATCGCCCTGCCCTACCTGGTGCGCGACTACCTCAACGACAAGCTGGCCGACATGGGCGACTACCGCGGCCGGATCAGCGATGTCGACCTGGCCCTGTGGCGCGGCGCCTACCGGATCAATGGCCTGGAGATCGTCAAGGTCGACGGCAAGGTGCCCGTCCCCTTCGTCGATGCGCCGCTGATCGATCTGTCGGTCAGCTGGCATTCCCTGTGGTACGACCACGCCGTGGTGGCCGAAGTGCAATTTGTCGGGCCGCAGGTCAACTTCGTCGACGGCGGCAACAAGCAGGCCTCGCAGACCGGCCAGGGCACCGACTGGCGCGCGCAATTGAGCAAGCTGTTGCCGATCACCCTCAACGAAGTACGGGTCAGCGACGGCCAGATCAGCTTTCGCAACTTCAACTCCAAGCCCCCGGTGAACATGACCGCCACCCAGGTCAACGCCAGTGCCTACAACCTGACCAACGTGGTCGACACCCAGGGCCGGCGCGATGCCCGCCTGGAAGGCAAGGCCCTGCTGCTGGGCCATGCGCCACTGGAAACCAGTGCCACCTTCGACCCGCTGAGCGACTTCCAGGATTTCGAGTTCCGCCTGCGGGCCCGGGATATCGAACTCAAGCGCCTGAACGATTTCGCCTCGGCCTACGGCAAGTTCGACTTCAACGCCGGCCACGGCGACCTGGTGATCGAGGCCGAGGCCAACAAGGGCCGGCTCACCGGCTATATCAAGCCGCTGCTGCGCGATGTCGACGTGTTCAATTGGCAGCAGGATGTCGAGAACAAGGACAAGGGGATATTCCGCTCGATCTGGGAAGCCCTGGTGGGCACCAGCGAAACCGTGCTGAAAAACCAGAACAAAAACCAGTTCGCCACCCGGGTCGAACTCGAAGGCAGCGTGCACCAGCGCGATATCAGCGCATTCCAGGCGTTTTTGCAGATTTTGCGCAACGGTTTCGTCCAGGCGTTTAATGCCCGCTATGAAAAGCCCAAGCCGTCCACTGACTGA
- the cysK gene encoding cysteine synthase A: protein MSRIFADNAHSIGNTPLVQINRIAPRGVTILAKTEGRNPGYSVKCRIGANMIWDAESSGKLKPGMTIVEPTSGNTGIGLAFVAAARGYKLLLTMPASMSIERRKVLKALGAELVLTEPAKGMKGAIEKAAEIFASDPEKYFMPQQFDNPANPAIHEKTTGPEIWNDTDGAVDVLVAGVGTGGTITGVSRYIKKTRGKPILSVAVEPSTSPVITQKLAGEEIKPSPHKIQGIGAGFVPSNLDLSMVDRVELVSDEESKAMALRLMQEEGILCGISCGAAMAVAVRLAETPEMQGKTIVVILPDSGERYLSSMLFADLFSEQENQQ from the coding sequence ATGAGCCGCATCTTCGCTGACAACGCCCACTCCATCGGCAATACGCCGCTGGTGCAGATCAACCGTATCGCGCCGCGCGGCGTCACCATCCTGGCCAAGACCGAAGGACGCAACCCGGGGTATTCGGTGAAGTGCCGGATCGGCGCGAACATGATCTGGGACGCCGAAAGCAGCGGCAAGCTCAAGCCGGGCATGACCATAGTCGAGCCCACCTCGGGCAATACCGGCATCGGCCTGGCGTTCGTCGCCGCGGCCCGTGGCTACAAGTTGCTGCTGACCATGCCGGCCTCGATGAGCATCGAGCGGCGCAAGGTACTCAAGGCCCTGGGCGCCGAACTGGTGCTGACCGAGCCGGCCAAGGGCATGAAAGGGGCGATCGAGAAGGCCGCGGAAATCTTCGCCAGCGACCCTGAAAAATACTTCATGCCGCAACAGTTCGATAACCCGGCCAACCCGGCGATCCACGAAAAGACCACCGGCCCGGAAATCTGGAACGATACCGACGGCGCGGTGGATGTGCTGGTGGCCGGCGTCGGCACCGGCGGCACCATCACCGGGGTGTCGCGCTATATCAAGAAGACCCGGGGCAAGCCGATCCTGTCGGTGGCGGTGGAGCCGAGCACCTCGCCGGTGATCACCCAGAAACTGGCCGGCGAGGAAATCAAGCCCAGCCCGCACAAGATCCAGGGGATCGGCGCCGGTTTCGTGCCGAGCAACCTCGACCTGTCGATGGTCGACCGGGTGGAGCTGGTCAGCGACGAGGAGTCCAAGGCCATGGCCCTGCGCCTGATGCAGGAGGAGGGGATCCTCTGTGGCATCTCCTGCGGGGCGGCGATGGCAGTGGCGGTACGCCTGGCGGAAACCCCCGAGATGCAGGGCAAGACCATTGTCGTGATCCTGCCGGACTCGGGCGAGCGTTACCTGTCGAGCATGTTGTTCGCCGACCTGTTCAGCGAACAGGAGAACCAGCAGTGA